One segment of Manihot esculenta cultivar AM560-2 chromosome 4, M.esculenta_v8, whole genome shotgun sequence DNA contains the following:
- the LOC110613873 gene encoding cytokinin dehydrogenase 6 isoform X2, which produces MRCPPISFHKQNNILFIRSFMILLLSCMTIRINLCFSSNYSSLKTLSVDGNFTFDDVHHAAKDFGNRFQFLPFAVLHPRSVSDIATTIKHIWQMGPHSKLTVAARGHGHSLQGQAQVHGGLVINMESLQEPKMHVHAGNYPYIDVSGGELWINILHESLKYGLAPKSWTDYLHLTVGGTLSNAGISGQAFRHGPQISNVYQLEVVTGKGEVLNCSEHQNSDLFYSVLGGLGQFGIITRARISLEPAPDMVKWIRILYSDFSTFSRDQEVLISAENSFDYVEGFVIINRTGLLNNWRSSFNPQDPIQASQFESDGRTLFCLELAKYFNTDKMDATNEEVMILLSQLRYIPSTLFLSEVPYIEFLDRVHVSEVKLRSKGLWEVPHPWLNLLVPKSKIHNFAEEVFGNIFTNTSNGPVLIYPVKKSKWDNRTSAVIPEEDIFYLVAFLSSAVPSSTGTDGLEHILYQNRRILEFCGAARLGFKQYLPHYTTQEDWQAHFGPQWEVFVQRKSAYDPLAILAPGQRIFQKAIPFS; this is translated from the exons ATGAGATGCCCACCCATTAGCTTCCAcaaacaaaataatatactttTCATAAGAAGTTTCATGATCTTACTCCTAAGCTGTATGACTATAAGAATAAACCTGTGTTTTTCCAGCAACTACTCTTCCCTGAAAACTCTTTCTGTTGATGGCAATTTTACCTTTGATGATGTTCACCACGCAGCCAAAGACTTTGGCAATAGATTTCAGTTTCTCCCTTTTGCAGTACTACATCCGAGATCAGTTTCTGATATTGCTACTACAATAAAACATATTTGGCAGATGGGTCCTCATTCAAAGCTCACAGTTGCAGCTAGAGGCCACGGCCACTCGCTCCAGGGTCAGGCTCAGGTCCATGGGGGACTCGTCATCAACATGGAATCTCTCCAGGAACCTAAAATGCATGTTCACGCTGGAAATTATCCATATATAGATGTCTCTGGTGGTGAGTTATGGATAAATATCCTGCATGAAAGCCTGAAATATGGGTTAGCACCAAAATCATGGACAGACTACCTACATTTAACTGTTGGGGGTACTTTGTCCAATGCTGGGATTAGCGGGCAGGCATTTCGGCATGGCCCACAAATAAGTAATGTCTATCAACTGGAAGTTGTTACAG GGAAAGGTGAGGTACTGAATTGCTCCGAGCATCAGAACAGTGACCTATTCTACAGTGTCCTTGGAGGACTTGGTCAGTTTGGCATCATAACAAGGGCAAGAATATCACTAGAACCAGCACCTGATATG GTGAAATGGATTAGAATCCTCTACTCAGACTTCAGCACATTTTCCAGAGATCAGGAGGTTCTAATATCTGCAGAAAACTCGTTTGACTACGTTGAAGGATTTGTGATCATTAACAGGACTGGTCTCTTAAATAACTGGAGGTCGTCCTTTAATCCTCAAGACCCAATACAAGCTAGTCAGTTTGAATCAGATGGAAGAACACTATTCTGCTTAGAATTGGCCAAATACTTCAACACAGACAAAATGGATGCAACAAATGAG GAAGTAATGATCTTGTTGTCTCAACTAAGATACATCCCATCAACACTTTTTCTATCAGAAGTTCCATACATAGAATTCTTGGATAGAGTTCATGTGTCTGAGGTCAAACTACGGTCCAAAGGCTTGTGGGAAGTTCCTCATCCATGGCTAAATCTTCTTGTCCCCAAAAGCAAAATTCACAATTTTGCTGAAGAAGTCTTTGGCAATATCTTTACAAACACCAGCAATGGGCCCGTACTCATCTACCCAGTTAAAAAATCAAA ATGGGACAACAGAACTTCTGCTGTTATTCCAGAAGAAGATATTTTCTACTTGGTGGCATTTCTTTCCTCTGCTGTTCCCTCTTCTACAGGAACTGATGGCTTAGAACATATCCTATATCAGAACAGACGAATTCTAGAATTTTGTGGCGCAGCTCGTCTTGGTTTCAAGCAATATCTGCCTCACTACACAACGCAGGAAGACTGGCAAGCCCACTTTGGCCCACAATGggaggtttttgtgcaaagaAAATCCGCTTATGACCCTTTGGCAATACTTGCACCTGGCCAAAGAATATTTCAAAAGGCAATACCTTTCTCATGA
- the LOC110613072 gene encoding protein IQ-DOMAIN 11 isoform X3 produces the protein MSVTVGKYQGWKQMGGPMKLKSCADNSQRKDTCILNRIWFYLFLEAHSYQQMKLIMKKMNYCINIRTYPPRSLPTPEFTIHFALCDFSFLRKKRLYSSLSFSSFTITSLGLWCEEHLVICVQVKSSSVLWNCSSQVSKTIFFLFHSLNHRISGDGNGDLMAKKRSWFNLVRKFFISDTQSNQEKKDKRRKWIFFGRLKVKSRLASISAPSPPRERTTLSESEQEQSKRALNVALASAAAAEAAVAAAHAAAEVVLLTGVPHSTTHQCDKETEQVSSMKIQADTLHSTHLCVRAIQEIAALKIQAAFRGYLVDTNSQKRWDGSILTKEEVDTLFLSKKEAAVKRERIKEYAFNHRNSAENERNKVNGRWRYWLDQWVDSQVSNKSKELEDLDTVLTSTPKPRVEYRGKQLKLRGLQRQYQVEGLESPITAPRRSFHRKQCSLGEDNSFSRSPVIPTYMAATESAKAKARSISSPKLRPGSFDAYSDSYSPCKNKLSLIASNATEVPNNCSFGRPSPYQQQQRSPSFKGLPVPVKSSRTWKDLSLNSEYSLRTWDHQSAFH, from the exons ATGTCTGTTACAGTTGGGAAATATCAGGGTTGGAAACAGATGGGAGGTCCCATGAAGCTTAAAAGCTGTGCTGATAATTCACAGAGAAAGGATACTTGTATATTAAATAGAATATGGTTCTACCTTTTCTTAGAGGCCCACAGCTATCAACAGATGAAACTCATCATGAAAAAGATGAATTATTGCATAAATATACGAACATACCCACCAAGATCGTTACCAACTCCTGAATTTACTATACATTTTGCTCTTTGTGATTTCAGTTTCTTGAGAAAAAAGAGATTATATTCTTCCCTCTCATTCAGCTCCTTCACAATCACATCGCTAGGTCTTTGGTGTGAAGAGCATTTGGTGATCTGCGTTCAAGTGAAATCTTCCTCGGTTTTATGGAATTGTAGTTCCCAAGTTTCCAAgactatttttttcttattccaTTCACTAAATCACCGGATTTCAGGAGATGG TAATGGTGATTTAATGGCCAAGAAGAGGAGCTGGTTCAATCTCGTGAGGAAGTTTTTCATTTCAGATACACAATCCAATCAAGAAAAG AAGGACAAGAGAAGAAAATGGATTTTCTTCGGGAGGCTCAAGGTGAAAAGCAGGTTGGCCTCCATTTCAGCACCATCACcaccaagagaaagaacaacaCTAAGTGAGTCAGAGCAGGAGCAGAGCAAGCGAGCTCTAAATGTTGCACTTGCCAGTGCTGCTGCTGCTGAAGCAGCTGTTGCAGCTGCTCATGCTGCTGCTGAGGTTGTTTTGCTAACTGGTGTCCCTCATTCCACTACCCATCAATGTGATAAAGAAACTGAACAAGTTTCCTCCATGAAAATACAAGCTGATACCCTTCACTCCACTCATCTATGTGTGAGGGCTATCCAGGAAATTGCTGCCCTTAAAATTCAAGCTGCCTTTCGAGGTTATCTA GTGGACACAAACAGCCAGAAAAGATGGGATGGAAGCATTCTGACAAAGGAGGAAGTAGACACCTTGTTTCTTAGCAAGAAAGAGGCCGCAGTCAAGAGAGAGAGGATAAAAGAATATGCCTTTAATCACAGG AATTCAGCAGAAAATGAAAGGAACAAAGTGAATGGAAGGTGGAGATACTGGCTAGATCAATGGGTGGATAGTCAAGTTTCTAATAAAAGCAAAGAACTAGAAGATTTGGATACAGTTTTAACTTCAACTCCAAAGCCTAGAGTGGAATATAGGGGGAAACAGCTTAAACTGAGAGGTCTGCAGAGACAGTATCAAGTTGAAGGATTAGAATCTCCCATAACAGCTCCAAGAAGATCATTTCACAGAAAGCAATGCTCCCTGGGAGAAGACAATTCCTTCTCCAGGTCTCCTGTGATTCCAACTTACATGGCTGCAACTGAATCTGCCAAGGCAAAAGCAAGATCAATAAGCTCACCAAAGCTGAGGCCAGGAAGTTTTGATGCTTACTCTGATAGCTATTCACCATGTAAGAATAAGTTGTCTCTGATAGCATCTAATGCTACTGAAGTGCCTAATAATTGTAGTTTTGGAAGGCCTAGTCCTTACCAGCAGCAGCAAAGATCTCCAAGTTTTAAGGGCCTTCCAGTTCCGGTAAAATCTAGCCGGACATGGAAGGATCTGAGCTTAAATTCTGAGTATTCATTGCGAACTTGGGATCATCAAAGTGCGTTCCATTGA
- the LOC110613072 gene encoding protein IQ-DOMAIN 11 isoform X2 has translation MGGPMKLKSCADNSQRKDTCILNRIWFYLFLEAHSYQQMKLIMKKMNYCINIRTYPPRSLPTPEFTIHFALCDFSFLRKKRLYSSLSFSSFTITSLGLWCEEHLVICVQVKSSSVLWNCSSQVSKTIFFLFHSLNHRISGDGNGDLMAKKRSWFNLVRKFFISDTQSNQEKDKRRKWIFFGRLKVKSRLASISAPSPPRERTTLSESEQEQSKRALNVALASAAAAEAAVAAAHAAAEVVLLTGVPHSTTHQCDKETEQVSSMKIQADTLHSTHLCVRAIQEIAALKIQAAFRGYLARKALRALKGIVKLQAIIRGRNVRRQAMNTLKCLQSIVNIQSQVCAKRIQMAEGTCACDENKQFQSDKIIRVDTNSQKRWDGSILTKEEVDTLFLSKKEAAVKRERIKEYAFNHRNSAENERNKVNGRWRYWLDQWVDSQVSNKSKELEDLDTVLTSTPKPRVEYRGKQLKLRGLQRQYQVEGLESPITAPRRSFHRKQCSLGEDNSFSRSPVIPTYMAATESAKAKARSISSPKLRPGSFDAYSDSYSPCKNKLSLIASNATEVPNNCSFGRPSPYQQQQRSPSFKGLPVPVKSSRTWKDLSLNSEYSLRTWDHQSAFH, from the exons ATGGGAGGTCCCATGAAGCTTAAAAGCTGTGCTGATAATTCACAGAGAAAGGATACTTGTATATTAAATAGAATATGGTTCTACCTTTTCTTAGAGGCCCACAGCTATCAACAGATGAAACTCATCATGAAAAAGATGAATTATTGCATAAATATACGAACATACCCACCAAGATCGTTACCAACTCCTGAATTTACTATACATTTTGCTCTTTGTGATTTCAGTTTCTTGAGAAAAAAGAGATTATATTCTTCCCTCTCATTCAGCTCCTTCACAATCACATCGCTAGGTCTTTGGTGTGAAGAGCATTTGGTGATCTGCGTTCAAGTGAAATCTTCCTCGGTTTTATGGAATTGTAGTTCCCAAGTTTCCAAgactatttttttcttattccaTTCACTAAATCACCGGATTTCAGGAGATGG TAATGGTGATTTAATGGCCAAGAAGAGGAGCTGGTTCAATCTCGTGAGGAAGTTTTTCATTTCAGATACACAATCCAATCAAGAAAAG GACAAGAGAAGAAAATGGATTTTCTTCGGGAGGCTCAAGGTGAAAAGCAGGTTGGCCTCCATTTCAGCACCATCACcaccaagagaaagaacaacaCTAAGTGAGTCAGAGCAGGAGCAGAGCAAGCGAGCTCTAAATGTTGCACTTGCCAGTGCTGCTGCTGCTGAAGCAGCTGTTGCAGCTGCTCATGCTGCTGCTGAGGTTGTTTTGCTAACTGGTGTCCCTCATTCCACTACCCATCAATGTGATAAAGAAACTGAACAAGTTTCCTCCATGAAAATACAAGCTGATACCCTTCACTCCACTCATCTATGTGTGAGGGCTATCCAGGAAATTGCTGCCCTTAAAATTCAAGCTGCCTTTCGAGGTTATCTA GCAAGGAAAGCTTTGCGAGCTCTGAAGGGGATAGTGAAGCTTCAGGCTATTATTCGAGGGCGAAATGTGCGACGCCAAGCTATGAATACCCTGAAATGCTTGCAGTCCATCGTAAATATCCAGTCACAGGTCTGTGCCAAGAGAATCCAAATGGCGGAAGGAACTTGTGCCTGTGATGAAAATAAACAGTTCCAGAGTGACAAGATAATAAGG GTGGACACAAACAGCCAGAAAAGATGGGATGGAAGCATTCTGACAAAGGAGGAAGTAGACACCTTGTTTCTTAGCAAGAAAGAGGCCGCAGTCAAGAGAGAGAGGATAAAAGAATATGCCTTTAATCACAGG AATTCAGCAGAAAATGAAAGGAACAAAGTGAATGGAAGGTGGAGATACTGGCTAGATCAATGGGTGGATAGTCAAGTTTCTAATAAAAGCAAAGAACTAGAAGATTTGGATACAGTTTTAACTTCAACTCCAAAGCCTAGAGTGGAATATAGGGGGAAACAGCTTAAACTGAGAGGTCTGCAGAGACAGTATCAAGTTGAAGGATTAGAATCTCCCATAACAGCTCCAAGAAGATCATTTCACAGAAAGCAATGCTCCCTGGGAGAAGACAATTCCTTCTCCAGGTCTCCTGTGATTCCAACTTACATGGCTGCAACTGAATCTGCCAAGGCAAAAGCAAGATCAATAAGCTCACCAAAGCTGAGGCCAGGAAGTTTTGATGCTTACTCTGATAGCTATTCACCATGTAAGAATAAGTTGTCTCTGATAGCATCTAATGCTACTGAAGTGCCTAATAATTGTAGTTTTGGAAGGCCTAGTCCTTACCAGCAGCAGCAAAGATCTCCAAGTTTTAAGGGCCTTCCAGTTCCGGTAAAATCTAGCCGGACATGGAAGGATCTGAGCTTAAATTCTGAGTATTCATTGCGAACTTGGGATCATCAAAGTGCGTTCCATTGA
- the LOC110613072 gene encoding protein IQ-DOMAIN 11 isoform X1, translating to MKLIMKKMNYCINIRTYPPRSLPTPEFTIHFALCDFSFLRKKRLYSSLSFSSFTITSLGLWCEEHLVICVQVKSSSVLWNCSSQVSKTIFFLFHSLNHRISGDGNGDLMAKKRSWFNLVRKFFISDTQSNQEKKDKRRKWIFFGRLKVKSRLASISAPSPPRERTTLSESEQEQSKRALNVALASAAAAEAAVAAAHAAAEVVLLTGVPHSTTHQCDKETEQVSSMKIQADTLHSTHLCVRAIQEIAALKIQAAFRGYLARKALRALKGIVKLQAIIRGRNVRRQAMNTLKCLQSIVNIQSQVCAKRIQMAEGTCACDENKQFQSDKIIRVDTNSQKRWDGSILTKEEVDTLFLSKKEAAVKRERIKEYAFNHRNSAENERNKVNGRWRYWLDQWVDSQVSNKSKELEDLDTVLTSTPKPRVEYRGKQLKLRGLQRQYQVEGLESPITAPRRSFHRKQCSLGEDNSFSRSPVIPTYMAATESAKAKARSISSPKLRPGSFDAYSDSYSPCKNKLSLIASNATEVPNNCSFGRPSPYQQQQRSPSFKGLPVPVKSSRTWKDLSLNSEYSLRTWDHQSAFH from the exons ATGAAACTCATCATGAAAAAGATGAATTATTGCATAAATATACGAACATACCCACCAAGATCGTTACCAACTCCTGAATTTACTATACATTTTGCTCTTTGTGATTTCAGTTTCTTGAGAAAAAAGAGATTATATTCTTCCCTCTCATTCAGCTCCTTCACAATCACATCGCTAGGTCTTTGGTGTGAAGAGCATTTGGTGATCTGCGTTCAAGTGAAATCTTCCTCGGTTTTATGGAATTGTAGTTCCCAAGTTTCCAAgactatttttttcttattccaTTCACTAAATCACCGGATTTCAGGAGATGG TAATGGTGATTTAATGGCCAAGAAGAGGAGCTGGTTCAATCTCGTGAGGAAGTTTTTCATTTCAGATACACAATCCAATCAAGAAAAG AAGGACAAGAGAAGAAAATGGATTTTCTTCGGGAGGCTCAAGGTGAAAAGCAGGTTGGCCTCCATTTCAGCACCATCACcaccaagagaaagaacaacaCTAAGTGAGTCAGAGCAGGAGCAGAGCAAGCGAGCTCTAAATGTTGCACTTGCCAGTGCTGCTGCTGCTGAAGCAGCTGTTGCAGCTGCTCATGCTGCTGCTGAGGTTGTTTTGCTAACTGGTGTCCCTCATTCCACTACCCATCAATGTGATAAAGAAACTGAACAAGTTTCCTCCATGAAAATACAAGCTGATACCCTTCACTCCACTCATCTATGTGTGAGGGCTATCCAGGAAATTGCTGCCCTTAAAATTCAAGCTGCCTTTCGAGGTTATCTA GCAAGGAAAGCTTTGCGAGCTCTGAAGGGGATAGTGAAGCTTCAGGCTATTATTCGAGGGCGAAATGTGCGACGCCAAGCTATGAATACCCTGAAATGCTTGCAGTCCATCGTAAATATCCAGTCACAGGTCTGTGCCAAGAGAATCCAAATGGCGGAAGGAACTTGTGCCTGTGATGAAAATAAACAGTTCCAGAGTGACAAGATAATAAGG GTGGACACAAACAGCCAGAAAAGATGGGATGGAAGCATTCTGACAAAGGAGGAAGTAGACACCTTGTTTCTTAGCAAGAAAGAGGCCGCAGTCAAGAGAGAGAGGATAAAAGAATATGCCTTTAATCACAGG AATTCAGCAGAAAATGAAAGGAACAAAGTGAATGGAAGGTGGAGATACTGGCTAGATCAATGGGTGGATAGTCAAGTTTCTAATAAAAGCAAAGAACTAGAAGATTTGGATACAGTTTTAACTTCAACTCCAAAGCCTAGAGTGGAATATAGGGGGAAACAGCTTAAACTGAGAGGTCTGCAGAGACAGTATCAAGTTGAAGGATTAGAATCTCCCATAACAGCTCCAAGAAGATCATTTCACAGAAAGCAATGCTCCCTGGGAGAAGACAATTCCTTCTCCAGGTCTCCTGTGATTCCAACTTACATGGCTGCAACTGAATCTGCCAAGGCAAAAGCAAGATCAATAAGCTCACCAAAGCTGAGGCCAGGAAGTTTTGATGCTTACTCTGATAGCTATTCACCATGTAAGAATAAGTTGTCTCTGATAGCATCTAATGCTACTGAAGTGCCTAATAATTGTAGTTTTGGAAGGCCTAGTCCTTACCAGCAGCAGCAAAGATCTCCAAGTTTTAAGGGCCTTCCAGTTCCGGTAAAATCTAGCCGGACATGGAAGGATCTGAGCTTAAATTCTGAGTATTCATTGCGAACTTGGGATCATCAAAGTGCGTTCCATTGA
- the LOC110613873 gene encoding cytokinin dehydrogenase 6 isoform X1, with product MRCPPISFHKQNNILFIRSFMILLLSCMTIRINLCFSSNYSSLKTLSVDGNFTFDDVHHAAKDFGNRFQFLPFAVLHPRSVSDIATTIKHIWQMGPHSKLTVAARGHGHSLQGQAQVHGGLVINMESLQEPKMHVHAGNYPYIDVSGGELWINILHESLKYGLAPKSWTDYLHLTVGGTLSNAGISGQAFRHGPQISNVYQLEVVTGKGEVLNCSEHQNSDLFYSVLGGLGQFGIITRARISLEPAPDMVKWIRILYSDFSTFSRDQEVLISAENSFDYVEGFVIINRTGLLNNWRSSFNPQDPIQASQFESDGRTLFCLELAKYFNTDKMDATNEQEVMILLSQLRYIPSTLFLSEVPYIEFLDRVHVSEVKLRSKGLWEVPHPWLNLLVPKSKIHNFAEEVFGNIFTNTSNGPVLIYPVKKSKWDNRTSAVIPEEDIFYLVAFLSSAVPSSTGTDGLEHILYQNRRILEFCGAARLGFKQYLPHYTTQEDWQAHFGPQWEVFVQRKSAYDPLAILAPGQRIFQKAIPFS from the exons ATGAGATGCCCACCCATTAGCTTCCAcaaacaaaataatatactttTCATAAGAAGTTTCATGATCTTACTCCTAAGCTGTATGACTATAAGAATAAACCTGTGTTTTTCCAGCAACTACTCTTCCCTGAAAACTCTTTCTGTTGATGGCAATTTTACCTTTGATGATGTTCACCACGCAGCCAAAGACTTTGGCAATAGATTTCAGTTTCTCCCTTTTGCAGTACTACATCCGAGATCAGTTTCTGATATTGCTACTACAATAAAACATATTTGGCAGATGGGTCCTCATTCAAAGCTCACAGTTGCAGCTAGAGGCCACGGCCACTCGCTCCAGGGTCAGGCTCAGGTCCATGGGGGACTCGTCATCAACATGGAATCTCTCCAGGAACCTAAAATGCATGTTCACGCTGGAAATTATCCATATATAGATGTCTCTGGTGGTGAGTTATGGATAAATATCCTGCATGAAAGCCTGAAATATGGGTTAGCACCAAAATCATGGACAGACTACCTACATTTAACTGTTGGGGGTACTTTGTCCAATGCTGGGATTAGCGGGCAGGCATTTCGGCATGGCCCACAAATAAGTAATGTCTATCAACTGGAAGTTGTTACAG GGAAAGGTGAGGTACTGAATTGCTCCGAGCATCAGAACAGTGACCTATTCTACAGTGTCCTTGGAGGACTTGGTCAGTTTGGCATCATAACAAGGGCAAGAATATCACTAGAACCAGCACCTGATATG GTGAAATGGATTAGAATCCTCTACTCAGACTTCAGCACATTTTCCAGAGATCAGGAGGTTCTAATATCTGCAGAAAACTCGTTTGACTACGTTGAAGGATTTGTGATCATTAACAGGACTGGTCTCTTAAATAACTGGAGGTCGTCCTTTAATCCTCAAGACCCAATACAAGCTAGTCAGTTTGAATCAGATGGAAGAACACTATTCTGCTTAGAATTGGCCAAATACTTCAACACAGACAAAATGGATGCAACAAATGAG CAGGAAGTAATGATCTTGTTGTCTCAACTAAGATACATCCCATCAACACTTTTTCTATCAGAAGTTCCATACATAGAATTCTTGGATAGAGTTCATGTGTCTGAGGTCAAACTACGGTCCAAAGGCTTGTGGGAAGTTCCTCATCCATGGCTAAATCTTCTTGTCCCCAAAAGCAAAATTCACAATTTTGCTGAAGAAGTCTTTGGCAATATCTTTACAAACACCAGCAATGGGCCCGTACTCATCTACCCAGTTAAAAAATCAAA ATGGGACAACAGAACTTCTGCTGTTATTCCAGAAGAAGATATTTTCTACTTGGTGGCATTTCTTTCCTCTGCTGTTCCCTCTTCTACAGGAACTGATGGCTTAGAACATATCCTATATCAGAACAGACGAATTCTAGAATTTTGTGGCGCAGCTCGTCTTGGTTTCAAGCAATATCTGCCTCACTACACAACGCAGGAAGACTGGCAAGCCCACTTTGGCCCACAATGggaggtttttgtgcaaagaAAATCCGCTTATGACCCTTTGGCAATACTTGCACCTGGCCAAAGAATATTTCAAAAGGCAATACCTTTCTCATGA
- the LOC110613063 gene encoding bifunctional endo-1,4-beta-xylanase XylA has translation MYCHGNVLNWDDSAGEEAFQNAKKRFWAEINGLTSEISLPDPDKYVDNIDWNPDIDPELITDLELSFFAPNEGEKEGKVEQKNKKFRDYVAVPSEGWNKNSGENITTWKCDYNMQSSVALKDKGQCWNQWHPSTDNPKNLINGDKPSNHSFAQGNEAEKSNTWGDDNKLWRENHNGNHGKELKDWDNNASHDNNPWECSFSQRSEGMKGNAWGDCSDKAWGWSHSANQVNQSKDWDSGYNPWKCSSEGVVHAREKKQGNHSWANNPPETGTSRQSNFSQGSGSLKDRQWRGWKRWDNHYREPKDLELRQVDGGWGTSNAGNRKREGTHQYLTGNKQTRFQGNGYKTGYRWRG, from the coding sequence ATGTACTGCCATGGCAATGTACTGAACTGGGATGATTCAGCTGGAGAAGAGGCATTTCAAAATGCGAAAAAGCGATTTTGGGCAGAGATCAATGGCCTTACTTCTGAAATCTCTCTTCCTGATCCAGATAAATATGTTGACAATATTGACTGGAATCCTGATATTGATCCTGAACTGATCACGGACTTAGAGCTCTCATTTTTTGCTCCTAATGAGggagaaaaagaaggaaaagtaGAGCAAAAGAACAAAAAGTTCAGGGACTATGTGGCTGTTCCTTCAGAAGGATGGAACAAAAATTCTGGTGAAAATATAACCACTTGGAAATGTGACTATAACATGCAAAGTAGTGTAGCTTTGAAAGATAAAGGACAGTGCTGGAACCAGTGGCATCCAAGTACTGATAatccaaaaaatttaattaatggtGATAAGCCATCGAATCATTCATTTGCTCAGGGAAATGAAGCTGAAAAGAGCAACACATGGGGAGATGATAATAAATTATGGAGAGAGAACCACAATGGAAACCATGGCAAAGAGCTGAAAGATTGGGATAATAATGCAAGTCATGACAATAACCCCTGGGAGTGCAGCTTTTCTCAGAGAAGTGAAGGTATGAAAGGCAATGCATGGGGAGATTGCAGTGATAAAGCATGGGGATGGAGCCACAGTGCAAATCAAGTCAATCAGTCAAAGGACTGGGATAGTGGTTACAATCCTTGGAAGTGCAGCAGTGAGGGCGTTGTACATGCTAGGGAGAAAAAACAAGGCAATCATTCTTGGGCTAATAATCCACCTGAGACAGGAACTTCCAGGCAAAGCAACTTTTCTCAGGGCAGTGGAAGTCTGAAAGATAGACAATGGAGAGGTTGGAAACGGTGGGACAATCACTACAGAGAGCCTAAAGATTTGGAACTTAGACAAGTGGATGGTGGTTGGGGAACGTCGAATGCTGGTAACAGGAAGAGAGAAGGTACCCATCAATATTTAACAGGTAACAAACAGACAAGGTTTCAAGGGAATGGATACAAAACAGGTTACCGATGGAGGGGATAA